TGCTTATAATGTTAGCTGCTGTGGTTTCATAGAAAGTTGAGGAATTTTTGAGATTTACCATATATCATATAAAGAACGGAGGTGCATAATTTTGAATCCCAAATTACTGATCGTTGATGATGAACGCGGTATTGTTGATATGATACAGAGTTATTTTCAAACACAATATGATATTCTGACTGCTTATAGCGGACAAGAAGCGCTCAAAAAAGTAGCCTGCAAACCAGATTTAATTTTATTGGACATCAATATGCCGGGAATGGATGGTCTGACTGTATGCCAGCAGATACGGGAACACATAGCCTGTCCCATTCTTTTTTTAACCGCTCGTATGGAATCCAGCGATAAGATCATTGGCTTTCAGGCCGGGGCGGATGATTATATCGTCAAGCCCTTTGATTTGGATGAATTGGGGGCGCGTATTGCCGCACATCTGCGCCGGGAGCAGCGACGCCAAAATAATTCGGCAGTACGCTTCTTTGGTGAATTGATACTGGATTATTCTGCCCGAACAGTTACAATCAATAATCTGAACATCCCGCTATCTAAGAGGGAGTTTGAGATTGTAGAACTTTTATCCCTCAATGCAGGACAGGTTTTTGACCGCGAGCGAATTTATGAGCTTGTGTGGGGCTTGGATGGGGACGGAAACAGCGATACAATTATGGAGCACATTCGGAAAATACGCGCTAAATTTGCAGCACATACATTGCACAATTACATTGAAACGGTTTGGGGGTGTGGTTATCGGTGGAACGCCTAAAAAATATGGGACTAAAGAAATCTTTCCTGCTATTATCCCTCTCCTGTTTGGCAGTGGCATTTCTCCTGCTTGGGGCAGTTATCTTCCTTTGCCGAGGCATTGAAAACCATTATCCTTTAGGCGGTGTAGAAATCTTGTCGGATGGCTCTGTTGTACCTCTGCCGTCTCCTACGGTGTCACAACAGCGTATTTTAGCTATCCTAAACATTGTGCAGACGGTTTCCTGTATTCTTTTTCCAGTAGGCGGATTGATTGTTTCAGTCTTTCTTTTTTATTATCTCAAATTGAAACAGCCTATTTCCTGCCTGCAAAATGGCATTATGCGGATTCAGAATAATGATCTGGATTTTTCGCTGCCGATTTTGTCTAACGATGAAATGGGACAACTATGTGCTGCCTTTGAAGAAATGCGGAGTGAACTTCTGAAATTGAATCGGCTGTTGTGGCAACAGGCCGAGGAACGCAAACGGCTCAATGCCGCATTTTCCCATGATCTGCGTAACCCGATTACGGTATTAAAAGGAAGTGTAAAACTTTTGCGGCAAGGTATTCAGGACGAACAAACCATAGACCGGCTGGAAAGTTACACTTTACGGATTGAGCAGTATGTAGAAGCTATGAGCAGTGTTCAAAAGTTGGAACAACTCTCTGTTAAGCCAAAAGAAATCCGACTATCAGTTTTGCAGAGTGAATTGCAGGAAACAGCACGACTGTTAGCGCTATCCAAAAAAGTTTCTGTTTTAGTACCATCAGGTGGAACAGTTTGTATAGATCACGGGCTATTTCTTACCGTAGCGGAAAATCTGATTGGAAATGCGGCGCGATTTGCAGAAAAAGCAATCTCTATTCAAATAACGCTGCAAAATGATTCTATGACCTTGAATATAGAAGATGATGGTGCTGGTTATTCGCTGTCTCTCGTGCAGAATGGGCCAAACCCTTTTGAAACGACAAGTAGTAATTCCTCACATTTCGGAATGGGGCTTTACAGCAGCAGAATTTTATGTGAAAAACATGGTGGCCGATTGATTTTGGAAAATCGGGCTGGGGGCGGTGCATCCGCAATGGCTATTTTTCATTTTATGTAATCCTTGAGCGATTTTTGAGATTTATCATTTACACTCTCCTTATACCACAAATAAGGAGAGTGTTTTTTATGAATATTGAGGCAAAGAATTTATCAAAGATTTATGGTGACGGTGAAAACCGAGTGGTGGCTTTGGATCGTGCAAATCTCGAAATTGTATCCAGCGATTTTATTTCCATTATGGGGCCATCGGGAAGCGGAAAAAGCACCTTGCTTCATTTGCTTTCCGGCTTGGATAAGCCATCTTCCGGCTCGCTGACCTACGATGGTAAAGATATTTACAGTTACAGCGATAAGGAGTTGTCGGCATTCCGCCGGAAACGGATTGGATTTATTTTTCAGCAATTTAATCTGCTTCCGGTTCTGACGGCGAAAGAAAATATTATCATGCCTCTTTTGCTGGATAAGCAAAAACCGGATGAAGCATACCTGAAACAGCTTACAGAACTGCTTGGCATTCAGGGCCGCTTGGAACATCTGCCCCATGAGTTATCCGGCGGCCAGCAGCAGCGTGTAGCCATTGCCCGCGCTTTGATTGCAAAGCCGGATGTAATTTTTGCGGATGAGCCTACGGGAAATCTGGACAGCAAAAGCGGCGGCGAAGTCATGGAACTGCTTCAAAATGTATGGAAAAAGATGGGGAAAGCTCTCGTTGTCATTACCCATGACAGCCGTATTGCACGAATGGCAGATCGGCAGTTTCAGATTGTAGATGGTGTGCTTACGGAGGTGACAGCGAAATGAAATCTTATCGTACATTAGCATTGAAAGAACTGCTGTCCCAAAAAGTCACTTCTATTCTTATTTTGATTGCCGTTGTGCTGTCTACTATGATGACAACCATTGTAGGACAATCCATTGGCGTACTTAGTGCAATGCGGGAACAGCAGGCCATCGCTATCGGAGGAAACCGATATGCCACTTTTTTGCAGATGAATGCAGATCAGCTTCACGCACTGGAACAGGATGAGCGTCTTTCCTATGTAGGGAAATCTATTTATATGGGAAGTTTAGAACTCTCCCCATCTCTTACCCTTGGTTTGATGGAATATTTGGATGACAATGCCGCTATCTATCCGTCCAGTACCAGTGTAGAAGAAGGTCGTCTGCCGGAAGCCCCGATGGAAATAGCTCTTTCGGAAGATATTCTGAAATATCTTGGCTTTGAGGGCGGTATTGGAGATAAGATTACACTTTCACTGCAAAAAAATCTTCGCCACAACATTGCGGACAGCTATTCCTATACAGCAGAATTTGTTCTTACAGGGATATTGAAAAATAACTACTTGGGATATACAAGCGGCACTGTTACGGGAGTTGTAGGGGAAGGAACTGCCGAACAACTTTTACCGGAATCTTATATTTGTTACAATGTGGATATTCGGACTGCCGATAAAAAGAATTTTCAAGCAGTTGTCGATGACATCAATAAGGAATTGAACATCCATGAGCTTGATACCAGCTACAATATTGTATATTTGAACGCTTTGGGAATTTCCTATACTGCAAATTCCGAGGATGCCAATGATAAGGGATTCTCTTTTATGACAGTCGCAGGGATATTAGTGGGTACTTTGATTTTGCTGGCTGCTGGTCTTGTGATTTACAACATTCTGAAAATATCTGTATCAAAACGGATAAAGGGATATGGAACACTTCGGGCTATTGGAGGCGAAAAAGGACAGCTTTATCAGATCATTGTAATTGAAGTAATCCTATTATGCCTGATGGGGATTCCTATTGGTATGCTTCTTGGCTTCTTGAGTGCCAGAGGAATTTTAGAGGCAGCTACCGGCTTGGTTTCCCCTGAATTGTTCTTGGTTCAGGATGCTTCTGAATTGAAAACTCTAATAGCAGAGAACAGTTCTTTGAATGGAACCTTACTGGTTTTAAGCGGAGCAATCACTTTGGCGTTTGCGCTGTTTGCAGCATTGCCAGCAGCCAGATCAGCCGCAAGGGTATCCCCCATTATGGCGATGTCTGGAACAAATCTGAAAATTCGCCGCAGAAAGCGTAAAACAAAGAAAATCCATAATTTTGAAGCATACTATGCCCGTCTGAACTTAAAGAGAAATAAAGGCCGTACTGCAATTACAATTTTGTCCCTTGTTATGAGTATCACGGTTTTTATAGCGCTGCAAGGGTTTTCCTCTCTCCTGAACGCTGCAAGCGCACTGCAAGATAACCATTTAGGAGATTATCAGATCACAAATGAAAGTGTTGGATTTACCACAGATGATCTGAACACTTTGCGAAAAAATGAAGCTGTGCAAAGTGTAGCCGCCATACAATTTTCGCTTTACGAACAAAATGAAAATGGGCTGCTCGATGAAATCAGTCTTGAATTTCAACTGAAACCCGGTGAAACTTTTCAGGTTGTCGGATTGAACGATGAATATTGGGATTATTTTATGGGGGATCAATTACCAGAAGAACAGCTTGGACAACTGAAATCAGGGAACGCCTGTATAGTAAGGAATCCTATTCCCATGAGCTACGGCGAAGATGTTCTTGAATTTACAAATATAGAGGCCGGAGAAAACATCTGTGTTGCGGGAATGGAGCTGAATGTTTTGAAAACCTTGGATGGCTATGACGGTTATCTTGGTATTGGAAATGGCGGTTTCACAAATGGTGTTCAGGTGATCGTTGATGATGCTATCTATGAACGCCTGACGGGAAAAGATACCTATTCAGAGTTTTTGCCTACGCTGAACGAGGGCGCAGACAGGGAAATTTTTGATACATTTATCGAGGCATTTTGTGATAGGACGCCGGGGACAACATTCTTGTCGTATGAAGAAAGCGACCAGCAACTGAAAGAGAGCTTTGCACAGATTCAAATGCTGGCATGGGGGCTGATCCTTTTCGTTGGCCTGATCGGTATTCTTAATATCATCAATACCGTTTACACAAATATTCACACCAGAGTAACAGAAATCGGTATGCAGCGGGCCATTGGAATGAGCGCCGGTAGCCTTTATAAAACTTTTCTTTGGGAAGGTGCATATTACGGAATCATTGCCTCTGTGATCGGAAGCGTACTGGGATATGGTTGTACGATCTTCATTGAGGCGGCCACGAGCGACACCATCCAGCTTGTTGCAATCCCTGTCATGTCCATTCTTGAAGCAACCCTCTTGGCAGTAGGAGCTTGCTTGCTGGCAACAGCAATTCCACTGCGGAAAATTTCAAAAATGAGTATTGTAGATTCGATTGAAACGGTTGAGTAGAACACTATTTTTTGAAATGTCCGAGTGTTGTAACAATTCAGCCTGTTTTTCTGTCGAAATCAAAGGCACCTCGGACATTTGTGTAACATTTGTAGTTTATGATGATTATAAATCAAAGATAACTTTCACTTAGGTATTAAGACATAATATGGAGGTGATGATGTGATGGGACATTAGCTGTTTTGGATATAGAAGAATCCGGCAAGCAGATCGGAGAAAAGTTATTTCTGCTTCTTAACGAGGAACAAAAGAATGCTCTGATGCAATATATTTTGGAACAGGGAGTCTGTCATGGAACGGTATTCAATTCCTGTCACACTTCCTCCGCAGCAAAGAAAAATCCTCTAACAGAAATACAGGAAGGCGAGCTTTATCTATGCCTGGAACACCGCACTGTCAGGGTTAGGGAACGGATAATCAACCTGACAAGTAAGGAGTTTGATATACTGGCATTACTCATTGCCAATCCCAAACGTGTTTTTACTTACGAACTGATTACCGATTTGGTTTGGAAAGAGAATTGTGATTTCTATTCGAGAAAAGCCATTCATAATCATATAAGTAAGTTGCGTAAGAAATTGCGCTTTGAACCGGATCTTCCAAACTATATTGAGAGTGTCGCCGGAATCGGCTATAAATTTGAACAACTATAATATGAGCCCACAAGGTGTCGGTTCCCCTTGTGGGCTTGCTTTTTGCAGCATATATTCTAAGGAGCAGAATATGTAGAAAATTGCGAATATAAAGAGTAAAAAGCGAATGTCTGCGGACTGATACAGGAAACATAAACGATATAATTTTCTCCCAAGGAGGTATCAAGCAGCCGATTCAGGTTCCTCCTTGATGGGAGGAAATGCCTATGCGTCTATGCAACACAGATTCGCAGATAAACTGCTTTACATTCAGTCACCTATACGTCGTAGTCCAGTTCGTATGGATTGCGGCGTTTTTGGTTTCGACAAAGTTTGAGCATTTTCGCTGTCAGCCTCCCGGAGAAATTTCATATTGCTGCTTTGGCGCGCCTGTTCTTTGTACGGGCGCGCTTTTTTGTACCCTTTTTTTAATCAGAAAGAGACTAAGACTCTATCGCTGCCGCAGCTCCACCCTCTGATTTCGATTTTTGCCATCAACTCAAACATCGAAATTGGAGGAATTTACTATGAAAAAAATCAATCTTCGGGATTATTACCCGTATTATACACAAGACATGATCGTTGAGGTGCCGGATGAAGTTGCGGACATTCTCCGGGAATATAAACTTGCTGAAGCAGCTTATTTTTTGCGTACATACCGGCACAAAGCCTATTTTTCTTTGGATTATGACATCAATGTGGAACATGAGGCTATGGTGCTTGTTTTGACACCGGCAGATATTTTTGAACAGAAGGAAGAAAACGCCAAACTATATGAAGCGCTTGCCTCGTTGCCGGAAAAACAGCGTAACCGTATCACTTCACATTTTTTGTTGGGAATGAGTTTATCGGATATTGCAAAAAGCGAAGGAACCGGCGTCAGCTCTGTACATGAAGGAATCCAACGTGGACTTCGGCGTTTGAAAAAAATTTTAGAAAAAATAAATACAGACCCCGAAAATTACCATCAAAAATGAAATGTATAGTAGAGGGACATATTCGGCGGGACAAGCCGGACGGGTGTGGTAAGGAAGCATATATATCCTCCCACCCCAACTGCAATATCAATTTGTCTGCCATGCCCCTTGCTCGTTCCTTGACAATCGAATATACGCTGTTACAGGTACTTCATTCTGTGTTCCGAGCGGCAGATGGGGCGGCGCGGTGACAGGCGGCCTAAGGAGGTGATGAATCCAGGCTGTCCGAGCGATAAACGCAACCTACGAAACCGGCTATGGCAAGCTAGACGCGATAACGACACAGATCATAATGGTACTTCTTCACAGCTTCCTAAAGACTTGGGGAGAGCTCCTGCGGCGTTTGCTTGCTCCGGCAAAGCGGCGGCGTATGCGGGACTATGATGCGGTGACGCTACCCGCAGCCTGTAACAGCCCCGTCCTTATAACAGAAGGACTTGCCGGGGTGCGTGGCAAATACGGCAGTAAAATCGAAATCAGATATAATGGGCCGGATTTATGTGTGCAATAACCATAGATCCGACCTATTCATGTGGTTTTGATAACACAGTTTTCAGAAGGGAGTTGATACTATGGAATTGAACACCATTGTCAGTGAAGTGGGTACGCTGGTAGACATTCGAGATGTCTCTGTCAACAAAGAACTTTCCCGTGATGAACGGATTGCAGAATTTGTTCAGCAAATCAAAAATCCATACCATTTTAAGTGTGGACGTTTTACTGTACAAGCCAGTTTTTCTGCTGAAGGTGCTACTCTGGAAGAATGTATCAAGGGTATTTTGCGATAGCTGCAATTCTAAGAAAGGGGCTGACTTTTCCGTAAAAGCATGGTAGAATAAGAATCGGAAAAGGAATTGAATATGGAATAACCACACTTCTTGAATTGCGGGGATTTTTCTGTGCAACGAAAGGAGTGTTTTTTTATGCAGGTTTACAAAGCGATTAAGTACATCCGTCTTTCTTATACGGATGATAAAACAGTAGAAAGTGACAGCGTTGCTAACCAGCGGCGCCTGATTGATGACTACATAGCCCGACACCCGGAAATTGAGGTTGTGGCAGAAAAAATTGACGATGGTTATAGTGGTGTTTTGTTTGATCGCCCGGCATTTCAGGAAATGATACGGATGATCGAACAAGGCGAAGCTAACTGCGTGATTGTCAAAGACCTCTCCCGCTTAGGTCGTGAGTACATAGAAACAGGCCGTTATATGCGCAGGGTATTTCCAGCCTATGGAGTGCGTTTTATCGCAATTAACGATAATGTGGACACGGAAAATGACGCTGCCGATGATCTCACGGTTTCTGTCAAAAACATTATGAATGAGGCTTACTGTCGGGATATTTCTGTTAAGACACGGAGCGCCCTGGAAGTAAAACGGCGCAGCGGGGATTTTGTAGGTGCTTTTACCATTTATGGTTATGTGAAAGTCGGAGATAAACACAAGAGCCTGGAAGTAGACGAATATGCTGCCAATGTTGTGAGGGATATTTTCAGAAAACGGCTGGAGGGATTCAGCGCTTCCCATATAGCGGATGAACTGAACCGATTAGGAATTCTTTCGCCTTTAGCGTATAAGCGCAATCACGGAATGCCTCATGCAAAAGGTGGCTATACAGACCGAAAAGATTGCAAATGGTCTGCAACTACAATCATCCGCATTTTGCAGGATGAAACTTACACCGGAACACTGGTCCAGGGCAAACAGACAACGCCCCATTTCAAATTAAAAGAGCGTGAGGACAAACCTTCTTCGGAATGGATTCGTGTGGAGGGAACCCATGAAGCGATCATACAAAAGCACGATTTTGATCTGGTACAACGGCTCCGCAGGATTGACACAAGGACTTCTCCCAAATCGGATAAGGTTTACCTGTTTTCCGGTATTTTGATCTGCGGCTGTTGTGGCTGCCGTATGACCCGCAAGACGAACCGCTATAAAGATAAAGAGTATCACTATTATTACTGCCCGACCGGCAAAAAGAATGGCTGCACATCATCGGTCATGCTGAAAGAATCGGATCTGATTGAATGTGTGCAGGACAGTTTGAAAGGACATATTGAAAATGTTGCTTCTCTGGATGCCCTGCTGTCCAGTATCAGTCAGGAACGGATCAACCGGGAATTGGCGCAGGAATATGCCGCACAGATCAGAGTAAATAAAAAGCGTGTGGCACAGACCGAGGGCTTTAAGGCAAAACTCTATGAAAATCTGGTGAGTGGAATTCTGACAAAGGAAGAATTTCTCTCTTATAAGCGAAAATACAATGCAGATATTGAACTGTTCCAAAAGGCAATCGCTGAATGGAACGATAAACTTACAGATGTATTGGAAAACCGAAGCGAACGAAACCGTTGGATCAACCATTTTATGAAATTTTCTACTATGGAGGATATTGACCGCCGGGCAGTCATGCAGCTTATCCGAAGCATACGGGTAATGGGTAAAGATGAACTGCATATTGAATTTAATTACCAGGATGAATATCAGAAAGCAATCTCTTTGGCGGAACAGATTGCTACAAAAAATGAAGAAAGGATGGTGGGCTAAATGGCAAGAAAAAGCAGAAAACAGACGGCAGCGCCTATGCCGACACCATCTTTATATGTACATGTGGCTCTGTATATCCGTCTTTCTGTGGAGGATAACAAAAAGCGGGGCTGCTCAGTAGAAAATCAAAAGCTAGTACTGAATGACTTTCTTTCAGATAAACCGGACTTCGTTGTGTATGATACCTATATCGACAACGGAGCGACAGGGACAAATTTTCACCGCCCTGGATTTCAGCAAATGCTATCTGATATTGAAGCAGGCCACATTAACTGTGTGATTGTTAAGGATCTTTCCCGATTAGGGCGAAATTCTATTGACACAGGTTATTATATCGAACAGTATTTCCATGCTCATAATGTTCGCTTCATTGCTGTTACGGATCAGTTTGATACAGCGGATTCCGGAAATCTTCATGGCGGTATCATGCTGCCTTTGAAAAATATGATCAATGAAGCCTATGCTCTGGACATTGGACGAAAAATCAAAGCACAAGCGCGGCAGGCTATGAAAGATGGCGACTATATTGGTGCACGGGCACCTTACGGTTACAGGAAAGACCCTGATAATTGCCATAAACTTCTGATTGATGAAAATACTGCCCCTGTGGTAAAACAGATTTTTGAATGGGCACATGAGCATGTGTCTCTGAACCGGATTGTCCGCAATCTAAATGAGATGGGGATTCCGGCACCGAGCCATTATAAAAAGGCCACTGGCGAGATTACCAGTCCGGGCCTGATTGGAAGCGGCAAATGGCAGACCCGTACAGTGATGAAAATTTTAGAAAGCGAAGTCTATACAGGCGATCTGGTGCAAGGAAAAACAAAGATTGTAGATCATCAGCAGGTCAAGGCTGGAGAAGATAATCTGATTATTGCCAAATGCACCCATGAACCGATCATTAGCTATGAATTGTT
Above is a window of Oscillospiraceae bacterium NTUH-002-81 DNA encoding:
- a CDS encoding HAMP domain-containing sensor histidine kinase; the encoded protein is MERLKNMGLKKSFLLLSLSCLAVAFLLLGAVIFLCRGIENHYPLGGVEILSDGSVVPLPSPTVSQQRILAILNIVQTVSCILFPVGGLIVSVFLFYYLKLKQPISCLQNGIMRIQNNDLDFSLPILSNDEMGQLCAAFEEMRSELLKLNRLLWQQAEERKRLNAAFSHDLRNPITVLKGSVKLLRQGIQDEQTIDRLESYTLRIEQYVEAMSSVQKLEQLSVKPKEIRLSVLQSELQETARLLALSKKVSVLVPSGGTVCIDHGLFLTVAENLIGNAARFAEKAISIQITLQNDSMTLNIEDDGAGYSLSLVQNGPNPFETTSSNSSHFGMGLYSSRILCEKHGGRLILENRAGGGASAMAIFHFM
- a CDS encoding response regulator transcription factor, giving the protein MNPKLLIVDDERGIVDMIQSYFQTQYDILTAYSGQEALKKVACKPDLILLDINMPGMDGLTVCQQIREHIACPILFLTARMESSDKIIGFQAGADDYIVKPFDLDELGARIAAHLRREQRRQNNSAVRFFGELILDYSARTVTINNLNIPLSKREFEIVELLSLNAGQVFDRERIYELVWGLDGDGNSDTIMEHIRKIRAKFAAHTLHNYIETVWGCGYRWNA
- a CDS encoding recombinase family protein: MQVYKAIKYIRLSYTDDKTVESDSVANQRRLIDDYIARHPEIEVVAEKIDDGYSGVLFDRPAFQEMIRMIEQGEANCVIVKDLSRLGREYIETGRYMRRVFPAYGVRFIAINDNVDTENDAADDLTVSVKNIMNEAYCRDISVKTRSALEVKRRSGDFVGAFTIYGYVKVGDKHKSLEVDEYAANVVRDIFRKRLEGFSASHIADELNRLGILSPLAYKRNHGMPHAKGGYTDRKDCKWSATTIIRILQDETYTGTLVQGKQTTPHFKLKEREDKPSSEWIRVEGTHEAIIQKHDFDLVQRLRRIDTRTSPKSDKVYLFSGILICGCCGCRMTRKTNRYKDKEYHYYYCPTGKKNGCTSSVMLKESDLIECVQDSLKGHIENVASLDALLSSISQERINRELAQEYAAQIRVNKKRVAQTEGFKAKLYENLVSGILTKEEFLSYKRKYNADIELFQKAIAEWNDKLTDVLENRSERNRWINHFMKFSTMEDIDRRAVMQLIRSIRVMGKDELHIEFNYQDEYQKAISLAEQIATKNEERMVG
- a CDS encoding FtsX-like permease family protein → MKSYRTLALKELLSQKVTSILILIAVVLSTMMTTIVGQSIGVLSAMREQQAIAIGGNRYATFLQMNADQLHALEQDERLSYVGKSIYMGSLELSPSLTLGLMEYLDDNAAIYPSSTSVEEGRLPEAPMEIALSEDILKYLGFEGGIGDKITLSLQKNLRHNIADSYSYTAEFVLTGILKNNYLGYTSGTVTGVVGEGTAEQLLPESYICYNVDIRTADKKNFQAVVDDINKELNIHELDTSYNIVYLNALGISYTANSEDANDKGFSFMTVAGILVGTLILLAAGLVIYNILKISVSKRIKGYGTLRAIGGEKGQLYQIIVIEVILLCLMGIPIGMLLGFLSARGILEAATGLVSPELFLVQDASELKTLIAENSSLNGTLLVLSGAITLAFALFAALPAARSAARVSPIMAMSGTNLKIRRRKRKTKKIHNFEAYYARLNLKRNKGRTAITILSLVMSITVFIALQGFSSLLNAASALQDNHLGDYQITNESVGFTTDDLNTLRKNEAVQSVAAIQFSLYEQNENGLLDEISLEFQLKPGETFQVVGLNDEYWDYFMGDQLPEEQLGQLKSGNACIVRNPIPMSYGEDVLEFTNIEAGENICVAGMELNVLKTLDGYDGYLGIGNGGFTNGVQVIVDDAIYERLTGKDTYSEFLPTLNEGADREIFDTFIEAFCDRTPGTTFLSYEESDQQLKESFAQIQMLAWGLILFVGLIGILNIINTVYTNIHTRVTEIGMQRAIGMSAGSLYKTFLWEGAYYGIIASVIGSVLGYGCTIFIEAATSDTIQLVAIPVMSILEATLLAVGACLLATAIPLRKISKMSIVDSIETVE
- a CDS encoding ABC transporter ATP-binding protein, which codes for MNIEAKNLSKIYGDGENRVVALDRANLEIVSSDFISIMGPSGSGKSTLLHLLSGLDKPSSGSLTYDGKDIYSYSDKELSAFRRKRIGFIFQQFNLLPVLTAKENIIMPLLLDKQKPDEAYLKQLTELLGIQGRLEHLPHELSGGQQQRVAIARALIAKPDVIFADEPTGNLDSKSGGEVMELLQNVWKKMGKALVVITHDSRIARMADRQFQIVDGVLTEVTAK
- a CDS encoding winged helix-turn-helix domain-containing protein, with translation MQYILEQGVCHGTVFNSCHTSSAAKKNPLTEIQEGELYLCLEHRTVRVRERIINLTSKEFDILALLIANPKRVFTYELITDLVWKENCDFYSRKAIHNHISKLRKKLRFEPDLPNYIESVAGIGYKFEQL
- a CDS encoding sigma-70 family RNA polymerase sigma factor, whose translation is MKKINLRDYYPYYTQDMIVEVPDEVADILREYKLAEAAYFLRTYRHKAYFSLDYDINVEHEAMVLVLTPADIFEQKEENAKLYEALASLPEKQRNRITSHFLLGMSLSDIAKSEGTGVSSVHEGIQRGLRRLKKILEKINTDPENYHQK
- a CDS encoding recombinase family protein, with product MARKSRKQTAAPMPTPSLYVHVALYIRLSVEDNKKRGCSVENQKLVLNDFLSDKPDFVVYDTYIDNGATGTNFHRPGFQQMLSDIEAGHINCVIVKDLSRLGRNSIDTGYYIEQYFHAHNVRFIAVTDQFDTADSGNLHGGIMLPLKNMINEAYALDIGRKIKAQARQAMKDGDYIGARAPYGYRKDPDNCHKLLIDENTAPVVKQIFEWAHEHVSLNRIVRNLNEMGIPAPSHYKKATGEITSPGLIGSGKWQTRTVMKILESEVYTGDLVQGKTKIVDHQQVKAGEDNLIIAKCTHEPIISYELFSAVQEYRKQICEESKATPKRPYTPNIFKGKVFCADCGRSLHRQRAERRKGPDTYWFHCLTNSRVEKDSCKGATMQEKELISTVTAILEKELTVALGMSLPLFQLEARQKQEKDKLKIQMSAKRQEIEKTRRLIRGLYENFVQGILTNDEYFELKADYEYAINALSGEIEVFEKSMDSLDNQLARYRAMEKDAKTLAQDHVLTAELIERLIERIEIDHERNIHVTFRFKNEFQGKAVEPCATM